CATCCTGTCGGCACAGACGCAACCGATTTGTGTTTTGCGCCGGGGAGTTATAGCATGTATATTTCACATACATGGGGGGCATATGAATTTGTTTTACGGCCAGGGTTATGCGGCTTCAGTACTCAGGATTCATTTCTCTATCCGGATTGCGTGAACGAAAATTATAAGGGCTTGGCTATCGATATAAGTTTTTTGGGAGAAGGAAATGCGAAAATTAATATTACAGGTAATGACATAGCGATTACATTACTAAACAAATACTCATCCTTCTCAAATAAAGCTTCACATTTCAGGAGTTATTGGGACGGCAAGGATAATGATGGGAATATCGTGCCGTATGGAGCATATGAGATAGAGTTTATATTTAATGATTCATTAATATCGAGTGTATCTGTCGATGTTCTCAACTTTCAAGGTGTCGAGATACTTAATGATGAGTACACTGAAATAAGCAACTCGGAAACAATCGATTATAATTATAGAATTATTGAAAATGGATTTCTCACTATTTCTATTGTAAAACCAGGAGATTTTAATGATATTGAGTGGGAAAATGTTGTCAATAAAATTAAAATTATTCAAGGCGATTATACTGAAACGATAACAGATACAGACTTACCTGATGGTTATTACTGTGTCGCGTTTAAAATAGTGCCTCCTGCTTTAATTCTAAGAAATGCAAAGCCTGTGACGTCAGCCGCATATTTCAGTATAAATGATAACGATTTGGAGCTTAGTGATATAACGCTTCTCTCAGGCGGATTTAGCCCCCATAGTGTCACGGCAAACAAGATCAAATCTCAATTTAATCTCAGTGAAACATCCATGATAAGTGCTTATATATATGACGAGAAGAACAATCATATAATAACACTCATCGATAATGTTATCTTCTCCGATGGAACAAATGAAATCGAGTGGGACGGATATAATTCTCAAAACCAAATGGTGCCTGACGGCAATTATTGTTTCATGGTTCAGGCTGCATCAATCGGGATGCCTGGTTCTCCTGCACAAAAACAAAGTTCTTATTTTATTCTTGATGCATCACCTGTTGAAATTGAAATTACCGGTGAACAATCAATTTATTACATATCACCCGACGAACCGTCAAGTATTGGCGTGCAGGATTCATTGGATCTCACAATAAATTTTAATAAAGATGTAAATGTTTCAGCACGAATAGTAGACAAAAAAGAAAGAGAAATAAATGCAATAATTTCCGGCCTTAATGTTACATGCGGAAATGAATTGCAGCTGCAATGGGATGGAATGGATTATGAATACAATTATGCAGAAGACGGTAGATATGCCATTATCATCGAAGCAATAGATATATACGGAAGCTTTGGTGAATGCAAAATTCCGGTCATTGTTGACAACAACAAATCAGTAGATGAAATAAATAACGAAGGAATAACAGGTTATAATGAATATCAGGTTGATGATGATACGGATACTTTTATCGAAGATTTGAAAACAGTAAAAATCGATGGCGGCCATGTCATCGCATGGAATGATCTTGATAACGAAATTCATAACGTAATAATATATAACGATTCAGGTGTTCCAAAAAGCAAGCAAATAAGCATAATTCCGGATTCATATGGCTTCTCGCGTGAATATTTTATTTCAAAAACGCCGGATGGATTTGTCATTATATGGCTTGAGACTGATGTAAATTTCAACTTCGATATTTTAAAAGCACAACAATTTGATGATTCCGGTAAAGAAATAGGAGAAAAACTGGAATTAATAAGAATCGCAGACTCAAGTTATAAAGTTAAGGGTATAGCATGTACAGAAACAGATGACGGTTACGCATTATTATGGACGCATCAAGATGGAAATACACTTTTTGTGCAATTTTTTGATAAATATTTCAAAGCAATAAATAATCCGCATATAATTACAGAAAATACGACAGGATTTGTATCAGCCGAAACAACTGGAAGCGGAATTATGGCTTTATGGCAATCCGAGCAGGAAAATAACCCTGGTTACTACAAGACATATGTAAAAAAAATAGAACAAGACGATCCTCTATCCGAAAATTTGATTGAGATATATACCGGCGATAAAATAAAATCGAAATTGATAAAATCGAACGCGGGTTTTATTGTGGTGGGACCATTTACAGGTTCTTATATTACGGCGGTACAATTGGATAATGACGGGCATAAAACAGGAAAAGAAATTATTATAAACGATCAATTTTATAATCATAGCTACGATGAAAGCGGACCTGATGCCATAAAAATCGATGACGGTTTTATTGTCGCATGGTATACGTTAAACTGGCGTATTGCGGCAAGACGTATCGATGAAAGCTTTGCGCCTGTGGGTCGGGAAATAATTCTAAATACATCAACTATGGACACGTATAATCCTGTGTTATGTCCATCTGCGGATGGTTTTATTGCTGCATGGTTGCTTTCGAAAAAACCCGATCCGGATGGTAATAGATATTTTAGAGCTGTTTTTTCACGGCAATTCGATGTTTCTCATCCGGTTACAGGAGGAAATCTTTATGCAGAAATCCAGTATCCATTACATGACAGCCTCCCCACAGATGAAATTTTATATATACGGGGCATAATCGACGACGCGAATATAGACCGTTTCACTTTATCTTTGATAGATCAGGATAATATCGGTAAATATCTTATCACTCAATTTGACAGAAACATCGATGGAAATATATATTGTCTTGATACATGTTATTTAGTAAAAGGACATCGACATACACTGAGGCTTGAAGCATGGGACAAGGCCGGTAATTATAAAAATCACATGGTTGATTTCTATCCTCAACAAAGCAGCAACCATTATCTTCTTTCATATGATATACCTGATCCTTTTTGTTCAAAAACGAAACATCTTTACGTAAATTTCTCACTATTGCAACCTGCATTCGTTGAATTCACTATGATTAATTGCAGAAATGAAATAGTCGATACAGTTGACCTTGGTCTACTACCTGTTGATGATAATGAAGCATCTTTTTATACAGCAGATTTGGAAGAAGGGGCTTATCAACTATTAATTACTTTGAAAGCTTCCGATGATACATGGGTACAGGAAAGAATAAACGACTTCACCATCGACAACAGCATCCCTGAAATATTCCTGAATGATTTTACAGCCATATTGTCAAATCAAAACAATGTAGATATACAATTAAATATCCATGAACAAAATCTGGAGATGATGTCAATAGAATTAATTGATTCTGATTATAATACCATAAAGAAAGATGAATCAGAAAATATAATTGAATTATTTTCATTCAATCCTTCCGTTTTATCCGAAGGCAGGTATGACCTGATAATCTCTGCAATCGACAAGTCCGGCAACAATAATCAGCTCATTGAAAATATATATATTGACAGAACGCCGCCTCAAATCAATATCATGAGTCCAAATCACGCCGATATATTGTCAGGGGAAATCCATATAGAAGCAGATATCATCGAAGAAACAGAATTTCATGAGTATAATATTTATTATTCAATAGATTCCGGTGAGGAGAATTTACTTCTATCAGGGAATGAATCTTATATTAATACGGAATGGAATTCGGGAACGGTAATAAACGATACATTTGAACTTGAATTAAGATTTCTAGCGGCAGATAGTGCGGGCAATTATAATGAAGAAACGAGAAATGTAATTGTATGCAACCGCAAACCAAAAGTGAATATCGAATTCAATTGTATTAACTATACCGAAAGCATGCAATACTTCGTTAATAACGAAAACAGTATTGTTTTGAGTGCATCGACGGAATCCGAATATTCATCGATTACAAACATATATTTTTCCCATTCCAGTCCATATAATGATATGCAAGTATATATTGAACCGGTAACACTGCCGGCCGGTGTTCATGAATTTCACTATTATGCGGAAGACTCATTGGGTAATATAAGCGAAGAATCGATAGCAATCATTAACGTTGACACAGCACCGCCGGAATTGTCCCATACGATTATCAAAACACACTATGTAGCGGAAACAACGACCTTCATATCCTCTGAAAATATTATTATAGTCTATTGTAATGAGTCGGGATTTCCAAAATCAGGGATAGCACGTCTTGAATATAAAATAAATGATGATGAATGGATTTCACAGGAAGAACTATATAAGAATCAGTATCTATATATACAAGTCGAAGATGAAGGATTTGCTGAGATTACAATAATTTCGGAAGACAACGTTAATAATCAAACAGAAAAAAATCTCGGCACATTCTATATCGACAATACGGCGCCGGAAACACAAATGGATACAAATATTCAATTAACCGGCGGCCCGGAGATTTTCTCGGCACAAACAGGCTTGACATGTGAATGGTCGGCAAGCGATTCATCAAGCGGCGTTTATGAGACTGTCGTGACGATAAATGAGGAAGCTGTTTCAAACGGTGACTTGTCTTATACGTTTACCGCGGAAGGAATGTACACAATAGCATATTACAGTACCGATAATGCAGGCAACATAGAAGCAACAAATAATATTGTCATCGAAATAGAACAGGCTGAAATGGTATTGGGAGATGTAAATGGCGATGGTGCAATAAACATTATCGATGCCCTAAAGACGGCGCAGTACTATGTCGGTCTGGATCCTTCAAACTTCAATCCCGTTGCGGCTGATACCGATTGTAACGGCACTATAAATATAGTCGACGCCCTCATCATCGCCCGGTATTATGTCGGGAGTATATCAGTATTTTGCGATTAAAAAAAACCCCGCCCGGCGCTATCCGTTCAGTACACATGAACGCCCCTCGCTTCGCGCTTAGTAATATACAGTTGTGCCGCCGGCTTCCAGTGACCGAATAACACCTTCCGCGTTTGCGTCTAACGTATTATTGAGAAGATAAAGCTCGAGTAACCTTGTCAGTCCGGCCAGTGAAGAAATATCGCTGATAGTATTATCGGAAAGCCATAATCGTTCCAATGAGGGCAGCTTTGCAGTCGCGAACGCGGATACATCACTGATATTGTTGTTTGAAAGATGAAGGCTTTCCAGTCGAACCAGAGAGGCGGCGGCCAAAGGGGATAAATCGCTGATAGTATTACCCGACAAATCCAGTATATATAAGACAGCAAGGCCGGGAATGATTGAGATGTCGCTGATGTCGTTGTTCGAAAGAACCAGAGATTTTAATACCGTAAGACCGGAAAGGGGCGAAATATCGGTAATTTGATTATCTGCAAGCTCGAGAAATTCCATGGATGTAAAATGGGCAAGGGAAGCGACATCACTGACGGCATTATTGTTAAGGTATAACTCGGACATGGAAGCGATGGTTGAAAGAGACGAGATGTCGCTGATCCGGTTATTGCCGAGATGGAGGCTGCCGATTGAATCCCTGTTTCCTATCGGTGAAATATCACTTATCAGGTTGTTGTCCAAATGAAGAGCATATATACGACTTGAATTCCGGAAAGGCGGAAGATTGATTATGTTATTATTATCAAGATATATATAGACTAATGACGGCAGGCCCTCAAGAGGAGACAGATCGCTGATCCGGTTATTAAGTGCCTTGAATGTTTCCAATGAAATACAGTCTGCAAGAGCGGACAGGTCACTTACCCGGTTATCATCGATATAGATATCTGTCAATACACGCTTGCCCGCAAGAGCGGACAGGTCACTTATACGGTTATTCTTGATGCTAATAATCTCCAATGAATCGAGGTCGGCCAGAGCGGATAGATCACTGATCTGGTTGTTATTAAACCCAATCCTTGTTAATGCAGCCAATTCTGCTATTGGAGCAAGATCACTTATCAGATTATCGCTAAAAGATATATGAAGTAACGTGGTACAATCAGCCAGGGGGGACAGGTCGCTTATCCGGTTGTTATTAAAGCCTATATATTCTATTGCAGGAAGACCGGCCAGTGGAGACAGGTCGCTTACCTGGTTATCGTCAAGAAAAATATATGTCAGTGATGTCAGGTTTGCCAGGGCAGAGATATCACTGACCCGGCAATTCTGGATAAATATTTTTGTTAATGAGCGGCAGGCAGCCAGGGGCGAAATATCACTTACAGGATTATTGGTAATCCAGAGATCGGTTAATGAAGTCAAGCTTGCCAGGGGCGAGATATCGCTTATCTGGTGCCTGGTAAGCTCCAGATATGTTAATGAAGTAAAATGCTCCAGTCCCGTTAAATCATATATTTCACCGGTGCCGCCGATTGTGAGTCTTGTCAAATCCTTCACATCACTT
This window of the Spirochaetales bacterium genome carries:
- a CDS encoding leucine-rich repeat domain-containing protein, yielding MKKYSFIVLLILCSVYLLSQTPAPTGVVLSKTNFVIEHPQSAATATVLDCSTGGWELHGSSDWLSVSPASGIEGEAITLTVDWSYFSSAETLTGFVTILDIESSVTSVIQVQAVNSTVLSGDVNYDGSVNIIDALLIARYYVGFIPENFVVDWADVNDDGAINIIDALLVARFYVGLIDRFPSQDPIIVFNDPNLEKRIRSVLSRPYGDIRASDVKDLTRLTIGGTGEIYDLTGLEHFTSLTYLELTRHQISDISPLASLTSLTDLWITNNPVSDISPLAACRSLTKIFIQNCRVSDISALANLTSLTYIFLDDNQVSDLSPLAGLPAIEYIGFNNNRISDLSPLADCTTLLHISFSDNLISDLAPIAELAALTRIGFNNNQISDLSALADLDSLEIISIKNNRISDLSALAGKRVLTDIYIDDNRVSDLSALADCISLETFKALNNRISDLSPLEGLPSLVYIYLDNNNIINLPPFRNSSRIYALHLDNNLISDISPIGNRDSIGSLHLGNNRISDISSLSTIASMSELYLNNNAVSDVASLAHFTSMEFLELADNQITDISPLSGLTVLKSLVLSNNDISDISIIPGLAVLYILDLSGNTISDLSPLAAASLVRLESLHLSNNNISDVSAFATAKLPSLERLWLSDNTISDISSLAGLTRLLELYLLNNTLDANAEGVIRSLEAGGTTVYY